The Polyangium mundeleinium genome contains the following window.
GCTCTCGGGGAAACACGCGCCCGAGGCCGAGCCGGCGAAGGGATCGCGGTTCGAGAAAAATCCGCTGTATCAACGAAGGTACTGGACCGATCGGTTCTTCGAGCTCGCCTCCGCTTATCGCGAGGTCGCCGAGGGCGCGGGGATGACGCTCGTCGAGCTCGCCTATGCGTACGTCGCGGGGACGCCGGGCGTGGATTCGATCCTCGTCGGGCCCGGGTCGATCGCGCACCTCGACGCCGCGATCGACGCCTGCGCGAAGGAGCTGCCCGCGGAGGTGCGGCAACGGGTCGGCGAGCTCTACCGCGATTTCCAGGGGACCGACGCGAGTTACGCGCGATGAATTTCCTCGCGCCGGAGGCCTCGGGCGTCGAGGTGGAAGCGGCCCTCGCCGAGCTCGCGGCGACAGGGTTCGCGCGGCTCGGGCGCGTGCTCTCGGACGAGGGGATCGCCACGCTCGCCGCTCGGGCCGATGACCTCATGCTCGGCCACGTGGTGCACGAAGGGCTGTTTTTTCAGCACGACGCGGCGAGCGGGCGGTACGAGGATCTCGAGCACCGAAAAGGGTGGGTCGGGCCCTCGATCCATTATCGGAAGCTCGAAAAGCTGGAGAAGGATCCCGTTTTTCGAGCTTTCCTCGGCAATCCACTCTTCGAGCGGATCACGCGGGCCCTGACGGACGGGTCCGTCACGTTGTATCGCGCGGTTCTGTTCAACAAGGCGGCGCGGGCAGGGACGGCGCTGCCGTGGCACCAGGACGGGGGGAGCTTTTGGGGGCTCGATCGAGCGCCGCTCGTGCAGATCTGGACCGCGCTCGACGACGCGCCGGCCGAGGCCGGGTGTGTGGAAATCGTGCCGCATTCGCATCAAGGCGGGCTCGCGACGCCGCTCGGCGGGGTGATCCCGGCGGAGGTGACGCGCGCGGCCGAGGCCGAGGCGCGCTCCGTGCTCGTGCCCGCGCGCGCCGGCGACGCGATGCTCATCCACAACGATGTCTGGCACCGGTCGGGGACGAACACGACGGACAAGCCGCGGCGCGCCGTGACCGTGTGTTATCTGCGCGGCGAGACGCGGTGCATGCGCACGCGGAGGGCGCCGCGGACGTTCGAAACGATCTTCGAGGCCCGTCACCCGAGGACGTGACGGTTCAGGCCGGCCCAGCGGAAGGCGTCGTCGGGGGAGCCGAAGACGCGGCCGAATTTCGGCGCGTGCGCCTTGAGCAGGCTCGAGATGCTCATCATCTGCATGGCGTTGTCCGCCGCGACCACCGCGATCCGCCGCGAGGCGGCTTCGAGCGTGCCGAACATCTCGCCGAGCGCGGCCTGCGTGACCGGGCCCCAGGAGAGGGTCGCCTCGCGGAGGTCCATGACGGCG
Protein-coding sequences here:
- a CDS encoding phytanoyl-CoA dioxygenase family protein, with the protein product MNFLAPEASGVEVEAALAELAATGFARLGRVLSDEGIATLAARADDLMLGHVVHEGLFFQHDAASGRYEDLEHRKGWVGPSIHYRKLEKLEKDPVFRAFLGNPLFERITRALTDGSVTLYRAVLFNKAARAGTALPWHQDGGSFWGLDRAPLVQIWTALDDAPAEAGCVEIVPHSHQGGLATPLGGVIPAEVTRAAEAEARSVLVPARAGDAMLIHNDVWHRSGTNTTDKPRRAVTVCYLRGETRCMRTRRAPRTFETIFEARHPRT